DNA from Parageobacillus thermoglucosidasius:
AGAAATTTATACAAGATACACCACATATAAATAATTTGCGAAAATTTATTTACTGGGACAACTATAAAAAACTCGTTGACATAGAGTTAAAGAAGTTTTTTGCGCTCGCCGAACGGCAACAATTATCTGCTATTGCGTTTGTCGGATCAGGGCCTTTGCCTCTTAGCACCATATTGCTTCAGCGGCAAACAGGAAAACCGGTTGTATGCCTGGATATCAATCCGGCGGCATATAATATAGGTAAAAAGTTAATAGATCGATATGGTCTGCAACATTCGCTAACGTACGTATTAGCAGACGGGGCATCTTATCATTACGAGGGCTGTGATTTAGTATGGATTGCCAGTCTTGTGCCAAATAAACAAGAGGTGGTTAAAAGAATATATGAGACCAATCCAAATGCGGTTGTCGCCATAAGATCGGTAGACGGAATCTATCAATTGCTATATGAACCAGTGGATGAGGCTATTTTTCAACATATCATTGGCAAAGAGATAGGGCGTACGAAGGCAAATTCATCCATTATCAACTCTACTATTTTTTATCGGTTTCAACATGTATAATAACTGCATACATAGGATCAGTGTTAATGTATGCCTGCACATATAAAGTTTTGTATGTGCAGGCTGTTTGATTTGAAATATAATGATTTTTTATTTCCAAAATGCAGGAATCTTTCAGATAACCTCGAACATGTTAAAAGGATCTTGCTAAATCAGAAGAAGCAATCTTTTTGCTAGAAGAAAGCAGAGGCCTTATATTTTTGTTCCTTTTGTTGTTATTGACAGAATTCTCGAAATAATATTGCTGATTTGTAAAAGGCTTTGGCGATATATAGTTATATTTTCATACTGACAGGTGATGCTGTCCGTTCGTTTTTAATATAATAAAAAATCAAGGAGGAAATCGTAATGAGGTTAACAGAGGAAGAATTGCAAGCCTTTTTACGCGGGATGGAAGGCTGGAAGCTGGTGGAGGAGCGATGGATTGCAAAAAAGTACCGCTTTCAAGACTATTTGCAAGGAATTGAATTTGTGCGGCGAATCGCGGCAATTTCGGAAGAAGCAAACCATCATCCGTTCATTTCCATTGATTACAAGTTAGTCACCGTAAAAATTTCGTCTTGGCGGGCAAAAGGCCTCACAAAACTCGATTTTGAACTGGCGAAAAAATATGACGAGGTTTACGAGAAAATGAAAGATTAATTAATGCAAAGAAAGGGAAGCAATGTTGTTAAAATGGATTCGATGTGAAGTGGATGAAGAGAAGAAAGCCGCGTTTTCCGCCGCGCAAGAAACATGGCGCGATTTGCAAGGATACCCTGGTTTTCTCGGACAGATAGGCGGCTGGAATGCTGCAAAGCCGCAAGAAGCGTGGATATTGGCGTTTTGGGAAAATCTTGATTTTTATCAATCTTTTATGAGTGATAAACATGACGAAATTTTGGAGCGAAGCAAGCAAACCGGGACGTATCACAACATCTCTGTGGATATTATTGAAATAAAACAACGTGCCGAGATTCCGTATATTAGTATGGCCGAAGTGCTGCAAAAAAGCAAAATGCTGTACGTTATCAGCCCGAACAGGCTAAGAGAAAAACGACTCTTTTCAGACACGATAAAACATGGCAAACATATATTGGCAACGTTCCGTTCAGCACATCAACTTGCTGTGTTATGTGCATCAATGGAATTTCATCCAAGCGAATGGAAGAACATGCCTCATACACAAGTTAAGCTGGAAAGCGCGTGGACGGTTGTTTGAACGATCCGAAGATAAGACTTCAATTGCATGGCAATTCAAGCGCATTTTTTTAAGAAAGCATCACAATACTCCATCGATCATAGGCTTCCTGTGGTGTTTATATGTTAATAAGGGATGAGGAAAGATGAATTTGGTAGGACATAAAATCTATTTGCGATTTTTAAAGGATACAGATGCGGGGCCGCTGGCAGAGATGCACCGCAAAAACCGGGAATTTTGGCAACGGTATACTCCAGATAGGCCCGAGGAGTTTTATACAGAGGAATATCAGTTCCATCGAAAAAAATTCGCCCTCTTCAAATGAAGTTAAATGAAGAGGGGTTACTGCCAAGAGGTTGACCTTAACTAAAGCAAAGCACCAATCCCGTAGCCATATGAATAGGCACGCTGTATTATTATAAGTTTGGTGTGTGGTGAGACACTTTTGGGTCAACCTCTTTTATGTTGACAGTTTAAACTAAAGGATCTAAAGAATGCCAATGCATACTGTTAAAAATCACCTGAAAAAGAACGTGACATGGCAGTTAGCAAGAATACCCCTTTATCTTTTATTTAACAAATTTTTATATGATGCCATTATGAAAACCAAAGAGCGGTTTAAACTTCTAACTTCTCCAGTTGGTAAAATGCTTGGACGATCTTCTCGCTATCAACCGGAATATTCATAAGATGAATAGATTCGTGTGGCTGGACGATCTCTTCGGCAATATAAGTTAGTTTTTCTTTTTCTGTTGCATCAAGACCGAGTTGTTTTAAAGTATAAGGAAGCTTTAAATCCCGGTAAAATGGAAGCAGATAATGAATTTCATCCCAATTTTCTTCAAGGGCGAGCTGTACGAGAATTCCATATGCGACTTTTTCTCCATGAAGTAAATGATGCGTTTCGGGCACCTTCGTTAATCCGTTATGAACGGAATGGGCCGCTGCTATTCGGCCATATTGATCACCAAACCCTCCAACCATGCCGCCTGCCATAATAATCGTTTCAATTACTTTGCGAAATGATAAAGTATCGCGTTTTTCTACTAAGTCGTTTATGGCTGCTCGACTATGTTCGAGCAACTCCGTTTTGCACAGATAAGCCGTTTGATGGGCGATTTTTACAGAAAGGGGAGGATTGCTTAATTGACGGATGATACAATCAGCTTCATACCATTTGGCAAGTGTATCCGCAATTCCGGCTCGGAGATAAACAACTGGTGAATGTAACAATATTCTTGTATCCACTAACACCATTAACGTTGATTTTGGAAAAATATCATAGCGAATAAATGTTCCGTTTTCATCATAAATCACGCTAAGAGGTGTCCAAGCTGCGCAAGTAGAAGCAAGCGTTGGGATTAATACGACATCCAGATGTGTTTGATTGGCAACGGCTTTCGCCAAATCCAGCACTTTTCCGCCGCCAATTCCAATGATAACATCAAAATGAACAGAAAGTGACGATAACCGTTCAATTTCAGCCAGAGAACACTCTCCATTATACCGGAAAAAGGAATAGGTTAATTTGCCGTTTTTAGGGAAGTATGGTTCAGCGGCTTTCCATGACCGTTCTCCGCAAATGACAAAAACATTTTTAAAACCATGTTTTTGCAGTAAAGCTTCAAGATGAGTCAACACTCCGCTTTCACATACATAATAATTAGGAGCACCGCGAACTTCGATCATGTCCATCTTTTTATTCCTCCTTTTGAAAGACAAGATAGACAAAATTTTTTACCTCAATCATCGAACTTTCCCCTGTTTTATTGATCTGCATCGTTTCGAAATGAAAAGAAGATGGCAAACATTTACTTTATACCACTAGAAGATTTGCGTCTTTCTGCTAAGAAAAAACGCCTCTTTCATTCAGAAAGAGGCATCGGGTATCTATGTACACACGACTTATCTTTCAGAATGAAAGCCATCATTCTGCAGGATTTGGCACCGTTCCTTTATTTTACAAGGAGGTTGCCGGACGTCATAGGGCCTGTTCCCTCGGTCGCTCTTGATAAGCGGTGATCGTATTCAATTTTTACATCAATCATAATTCTTGAAAAAATGATTGTCAATATATTTTTCTCTATGACAACGGAAGATAACGTTATATAGGAAAAAATCTTTAACCAGTTTTCCATTTTTGGGTGGTGAAAAATTTCAACATATGGTGAAAAAAATCACTATTCATTTATTCAGCATCATTTAAGCGTTTTCTTTTTTATGGTGATTTTTTTCACCGTTTTATTTGTTAATATTCTTAAAATTTTGCATTGTAAGCAAGTTCTTCATATTGGCATAATATTTGCACATAACAGAAAACGGACAAAAAAGGAAGGGGGGGAACATGAAAGAATAAAAGGACGGTTGACGGATAGGGGGAGTCAGAATGTAAAGAAATAAAGAAAAGGCTCTTTGGATGCCAAAATATTGCATCACGCGAGATAATGATGACAACGAGTCTTTAGCAGGGCTTGCTTTTGGCATGCAGGATTGGAGCAACGCACGCTCTCGCTTATAGACGCTTCTGCTTAAGGAGTAAGCAGCTCTTTGTTGCTCCATTGCGTCATGAAACAGAACCAATAATTTGTTTAGAAAGATTCCGGGGATATCGAAGAAGCATTAGAGGGAAGAGATGACTAGGCAGCCTATACAACGGTGAAAACGATGAGCCGTATATGTCGCTATGGGAAAAATCCACAATCTTTGTGTGAATTTCATATTCCGGGACGGCACTGGATGAGATGGCTCAGGCGGCTGCGAGGCAAATTTGGCTTTTATGAAACACCCATTGAAAATAAAAATACTATGCAATCTAGTCAGCAGGAGGGAAAAATCATGAAATGGAAAAATCGTCCGCACGGTGCTGAAACACCGTATATCCCTGCCGGTCCCTTTAAAATACGATTGCCTTTTATTCATTATCGGTTTGAATGGCCTGATTATGTCCAAGGGTTGCTCATGTGTGCGGTAGACCTTGGGGCTATTACTCTTTTAACAGACCATTTAGGGATGCCATTTGAAGTGGCATTGGCTGTTGTCATATTGAATGGCCTTTTATATTTACTTCATCATCTGCTCGGTGACCCGGTTATTCCAGGATGGGTTACTCCTGCGATTCCTTTGATTGTTTTGTTTGTTAAGCAATTTCCTGAAGGTCCGGACCGAGTATATGCACTTATCGCATTTCAGCTAACTCTCGGAATTTTATCCATCATTTTGGGAGTAACGGGACTTGCTAGTAAAGTGGTGCGTTTAGTGCCGGATGCGATAAAATCAGGCATTATTCTGGGGGCAGGAATTGGAGCTGTCGTATCCATCTTTGAAGAGGGGGGAAAGTTTGAGTCATTCCCTTATACGATCACAATTTGTGTTGGGTTTGCATTTTACCTGATTTTCTCTAAACATTTCGAAACGTTAAAACAAAAAAATAAAATTTGGGCATTGTTAGGGAATTTAGGAATATTGCCGGCTATTCTGCTGGCCGTTATTGTAGCCCCGCTTGTTGGGGAAGCGAAATGGCCGGATATTCAATGGGGGGTAAGTAAGCCTGATTTTGCTACTCTTTGGTCGGAATATACAGTGTTTGGGCTTGGCTTTCCGGCATTCTCATTTTTTGTAAAAGCAATACCTGCTGTTCTTGCTACATATTTAGTTGTTTTTGGAGATGTGCTGAAAACGAAAGCTTTGCTTTCTGAATCGGACATAGTGCGCACAGATGAGAAAGTCGATTATAATCCGAACCGCGCCCATTTAATTTTCGGTGGCCGCAACGTTCTTATGAGCATGATTGGTCCCGATATTACGATGTGCGGACCAATGTGGGCAGCGATGCAAGTTGTCGTAATTGAACGATTTAAAAAAGGAAAAAAAGCAATGCATTCGTTCTTCGGTGGAGCCGGTTCTTTCCGTTGGGGCACAAACACTGGATTATTTTTGCTTCCTATCGTAAGTTTAGTACAACCAATTCTGGGGGTTGCATTGTCGCTGACGCTATTAGTGCAAGGTTATGTAAGTGTCCGAATCGGCGTCATGCAGGCACGAAGCCAGCGTGATCTCGGAATTGCCGGAGTGGTAGGGGCAATACTGGTAGTGAAAGGTGCGACACTTGCTTTTGCAGCAGGCATCCTTTTATGCATCCTGTTATATGGGAAAGACTTTCTACTCGGAGAAAATGACCGGATTTTTACGCATCATTCTCAAGAAGCTGAATACAAAGAAAAGGAGGCGATATGATAAAACAGGCTTGGCTCAAAGGGATATATATGAACGGACACCTTTTGATGGCCGGCTTTTTCACTGTTCAAAATCCGGTTGCTTAAGAACATGTAAGATAAAAGGGGCATGAAACGTGGTAACAGGAAGCGGAAAGACGGCCGGGGCTTAACTTGTTACCGGTGTGCGAATCGGTATGATGCGTTTACAGGAAGTCCGGATGTCGGAATCGTCATCTGAGACAATGGAAGCGATGACAGAATTAAAATTCGTCATTTTCAACCGAATCAATAACACTTTCATAGGTTGTCTGCTATCATGTCCATAGCACGATAGTTTGAGGCGATTCGCGGAATGCTTCATGCCCCAAACAAACGGCCCGGCTGCTATTGAAACAAATGTTTAACCCCTTCGCTGTGTCAAGGAGAACGCGGAATACCAGAGCGAAACGAGGATATGCCGCGAAATCTCCTTGGCACATCTGTTTCGTGACAACATAGTTCCGCCGCGCAGGAAACATGGCGCGATTTGGAAGGATGTCCTGGTTTTCTCGGGCAGATTTTGTTGGATATATCCCCTTTAACTGAAGAAAGCACCGTCTCTGGATGTTTTTAGTAAAAATGTATTAGCACATTATTACCATTTTTCCAAAAATTATATCTTTATTCGCTTAAGTTAGATTTTTTTTGCTAAAATAATAGGGAAAATACATCTAAAAAAGGGATTCGTTTACACAGTTATCTTCACGATATGCCACATAGCATTATCCCCCTCTTTTAAACCACCCATTCTTTTTAAAACGGAGAAAGGAAAGGAGTGCCTTCCAATGAGCCTTTCTTCCTTATACGCTCTTTTAAGAGAAAAAGAAAGGCAGTTAATGAGATTGCAGACATGCGAAAGCCAGCTTCGCCAATGCCAGTCCGAATTTTTTCAACAAGAGCATTTATGTACAAAACCGGAATTAACGGCAAAGACGTGGCATGGAAATAGGGCGGAACAATTGGATTCCCTCCGGGATTCAGGCATCCTGTGGCAATACCGCGTTATAGAACATGTTCAATTTGACGATACACTCCAAGCATTACGAAACAAGATTATCCAACTGTAAAACGAAATCAGCGAATTGCGAAGTTCCATTGCTTATCTTGAAGCAAAGCAAGCCGAGATGCTCAAGCAGCAAAATTAATGAAGAAAAGGATGTAAGCAAAATGAGCGGTGAAATAAAAATCGTATATGAGGAAGTCGAAAGCTCGATTACCAATATGGAAAGAGCGACGCAATCTCTGGAGCCGGTTTTCCCATCTTCCCTTGGTGGGGAAAATGCACTAGACGTTGTTACAAGACTGAATGAACTCATGCAAGCATTGCAACAAACTTTCTTGGCATATAAGGAACTATTGATACAAAACGAAATCGATACACGGCAATCTGTACAAATGATGCGCCGTACAGACGAAGAAGTAGCTACTGGCATTTCCCGCCCATCGCATTAAGAACGAAGCGGGTGTTTGAAAGCACTCTACAAAAACGGACCAAAGGTGGAGTGAAAGCAATGAAAGTATTAGATGTTCAGGGACAAGGTGGATCCGAAAAAACATCAGGGGCATTCTGGAAAGCAATGAAAGTATTAGATGTTCAGGGATTGCATGAGGCAATCGACAAAATCATCAGCGAATTGCAAAGAAAAAACGCCCAAATGAAAAACATTCGCCAAAGCATCCAACAGTTCATTTCTTTGGAAGGCTCCTTAAAGGGAAAAGGGGGAGAGGCGATTCGAAACTACTACGAGGATGTGCATATCCCCTTTCTCACTTATTGGGAAATGTTTTCGGAAGAATTCGAAGCGGTTTTAAAACAAATGAAAATGGAACTTCAAGCGTAAAATGAAGTCTTATTTTGAAGGTACGAACAAGTCGGTGGCAGCTTACATCAGGCCTGTAGAGCGTACCCCCCGCGAAGCGGATGTGGGAGGATTTGCAATGGAAGAAGAACGTTCTTTACACTCTTCCATCACCGCATTAAAAGGCACTGTTGACACTTCCAAAAAAATAAGAACCCTTGTAAAGGGCGGGAAAACTAGCTATGTATTGTATAAAGCGGGAAAAAATAATGATTTGCGCGCCGAATTGGAAAAAGGCCCAAATGGCAAAAAGTATTATCGGATTGTCGCAACGAAAAAGGGATTTGAAATATTAGGAATTGAGCCGGATGCGGAAGCAGCAAGGGAATTAAATCGAGGGCTTCCGAAAGGCGGGAAAAAGTGGAATGAAACACATATTTTAAAAGCAGAAACAAACACCGCCATCTTAAAATATTATACAAAAAAACCAAAAGCAGCTGGCTGGTCCAAAGCGGGAAAAGCTGCGATTGAAAAATATCCGGAAATACAATATTTAACGCATAAAGATGCCAGCCGGATAGAGAAGGCGAAAATTGTCGGAAAAGCAGAACAAAGAGAAAATATGGAATATCTGCTTAAATCATATTTACCAGTGATTATTGCCGGGAGTATTGGGGTATTATTCATCGTTCAATTTTTGATTCGGAATATAAATGTGGATTTATTAACCCAAGGCTTTGAACCACTGCTTGTAATTATTTTAGGGCCTATCCTTTTTTTCACCATGATGTTTGTCCTTCCGGAACAACTTATTCTTCTTTACTGTAAGTACCGGTTTGAAGGGTTTAATTTTTATATGAGCGGTCATTTGAAAGAATTAGAGAAATAAATTAATGAAAGGATGTGTGAGGATGGGGATAGAGGTTCGCTCACTTATTTTTGACAATTTATTGATTTATGAGACGAGGCAGAGGAAACAAAATTGGCTTGAAACATATTTTTGGATGGAAGATTTTACGCTAACGCATGGCATTTACAAAAATGGACCAGTTTTTTTCTCTGTTTCTGAAGAAAGCAGTGATGATGCATCCGCTCATTTTACTTATTATTTGCCTATTAATGAGCCTGTTCAGTTAACCGATGAAACACATTTTCGTTTTCAAAGAAAGCTGCATATTAAGAAAGCGCTTGTTTTGCGTCAGGCAGATGAAGAGTTGGATTTTCAAACAGCATATAAAAAATTAAAGGATTATGCCGTTAACCATCAGATTCTTTTGGAAAATACATATTATTGCGTGTTGCTAGAGGTGTATGATGATTATCTTATCGATTTATACGTGCCGATCAAAAAAATGGAGGAATAAATAATGGTTGTGGAAAACCACCGAATTGCATACCGGAATGTGGCCTCGAAAATTTATCAGTTTTATCCAGAAGAAATTCATGTTGCTATTACGGATTTTGATGAGATTCTGCGCAACCATGGTTATCACTCGAATGGAAATACGTTTTTTTGCCATTCTTAGTGATCCGACAGATGAAATCATGGTAGCGGAAATATTTCTCTCCATTGCCGAAGACCATTTTCAAGTACCAGAGGACGAAAACATCTTTTTTCGCAGTTATTTTTCCATTTATCCAATGATTATGACACGAATTGTGCAACATATAGAAGAACAATCGCAAGTGAAATATTGGGAATTAATCGAATACATGAACAATCACAATTTGAAGCAACGGACACCAGTATTTGTCGGCTTTAAAGCAACCAAGTCAGGAAAAATTTATGCGGAGATGA
Protein-coding regions in this window:
- a CDS encoding nicotianamine synthase family protein; this translates as MPLAESFQLKEQIIEQYKHAYKILMAEHDLSPNNPIINETLYSLVNNLGQFFEHELEEEILSDREIGKIRSDMLRKLETAETLMEFYYAEKFIQDTPHINNLRKFIYWDNYKKLVDIELKKFFALAERQQLSAIAFVGSGPLPLSTILLQRQTGKPVVCLDINPAAYNIGKKLIDRYGLQHSLTYVLADGASYHYEGCDLVWIASLVPNKQEVVKRIYETNPNAVVAIRSVDGIYQLLYEPVDEAIFQHIIGKEIGRTKANSSIINSTIFYRFQHV
- a CDS encoding 4a-hydroxytetrahydrobiopterin dehydratase, which produces MRLTEEELQAFLRGMEGWKLVEERWIAKKYRFQDYLQGIEFVRRIAAISEEANHHPFISIDYKLVTVKISSWRAKGLTKLDFELAKKYDEVYEKMKD
- a CDS encoding YdbC family protein, yielding MLLKWIRCEVDEEKKAAFSAAQETWRDLQGYPGFLGQIGGWNAAKPQEAWILAFWENLDFYQSFMSDKHDEILERSKQTGTYHNISVDIIEIKQRAEIPYISMAEVLQKSKMLYVISPNRLREKRLFSDTIKHGKHILATFRSAHQLAVLCASMEFHPSEWKNMPHTQVKLESAWTVV
- a CDS encoding iron-containing alcohol dehydrogenase family protein; its protein translation is MDMIEVRGAPNYYVCESGVLTHLEALLQKHGFKNVFVICGERSWKAAEPYFPKNGKLTYSFFRYNGECSLAEIERLSSLSVHFDVIIGIGGGKVLDLAKAVANQTHLDVVLIPTLASTCAAWTPLSVIYDENGTFIRYDIFPKSTLMVLVDTRILLHSPVVYLRAGIADTLAKWYEADCIIRQLSNPPLSVKIAHQTAYLCKTELLEHSRAAINDLVEKRDTLSFRKVIETIIMAGGMVGGFGDQYGRIAAAHSVHNGLTKVPETHHLLHGEKVAYGILVQLALEENWDEIHYLLPFYRDLKLPYTLKQLGLDATEKEKLTYIAEEIVQPHESIHLMNIPVDSEKIVQAFYQLEKLEV
- a CDS encoding membrane protein — translated: MKWKNRPHGAETPYIPAGPFKIRLPFIHYRFEWPDYVQGLLMCAVDLGAITLLTDHLGMPFEVALAVVILNGLLYLLHHLLGDPVIPGWVTPAIPLIVLFVKQFPEGPDRVYALIAFQLTLGILSIILGVTGLASKVVRLVPDAIKSGIILGAGIGAVVSIFEEGGKFESFPYTITICVGFAFYLIFSKHFETLKQKNKIWALLGNLGILPAILLAVIVAPLVGEAKWPDIQWGVSKPDFATLWSEYTVFGLGFPAFSFFVKAIPAVLATYLVVFGDVLKTKALLSESDIVRTDEKVDYNPNRAHLIFGGRNVLMSMIGPDITMCGPMWAAMQVVVIERFKKGKKAMHSFFGGAGSFRWGTNTGLFLLPIVSLVQPILGVALSLTLLVQGYVSVRIGVMQARSQRDLGIAGVVGAILVVKGATLAFAAGILLCILLYGKDFLLGENDRIFTHHSQEAEYKEKEAI
- a CDS encoding YwqI/YxiC family protein, giving the protein MSGEIKIVYEEVESSITNMERATQSLEPVFPSSLGGENALDVVTRLNELMQALQQTFLAYKELLIQNEIDTRQSVQMMRRTDEEVATGISRPSH
- a CDS encoding T7SS effector LXG polymorphic toxin — its product is MKVLDVQGQGGSEKTSGAFWKAMKVLDVQGLHEAIDKIISELQRKNAQMKNIRQSIQQFISLEGSLKGKGGEAIRNYYEDVHIPFLTYWEMFSEEFEAVLKQMKMELQA
- a CDS encoding DUF5085 family protein, whose translation is MEIRFFAILSDPTDEIMVAEIFLSIAEDHFQVPEDENIFFRSYFSIYPMIMTRIVQHIEEQSQVKYWELIEYMNNHNLKQRTPVFVGFKATKSGKIYAEMSVGIESPLS